A window of Gambusia affinis linkage group LG03, SWU_Gaff_1.0, whole genome shotgun sequence contains these coding sequences:
- the isl1a gene encoding insulin gene enhancer protein isl-1 isoform X4 → MGDMGDPPKKKRLVSLCVGCGNQIHDQYILRVSPDLEWHAACLKCAECSQYLDESCTCFVRDGKTYCKRDYIRLYGIKCAKCNIGFSKNDFVMRARSKVYHIECFRCVACSRQLIPGDEFALREDGLFCRADHDVVERANLGSGDPLSPLHPARPLQMAEPISARQPALRPHVHKQPEKTTRVRTVLNEKQLHTLRTCYNANPRPDALMKEQLVEMTGLSPRVIRVWFQNKRCKDKKKSLLMKQLQQQQPNDKTNIQGMTGTPMVAASPERHDGGIQANPVEVQSYQPPWKVLSDFALQSDIDQPAFQQLVSFSEGGPGSNSTGSEVASMSSQLPDTPNSMVSSPIEA, encoded by the exons ATGGGAGACATGGGGGATCCTCCGAAAA AGAAGCGACTGGTGTCTCTTTGCGTGGGCTGCGGGAACCAGATCCACGACCAGTACATCTTACGGGTATCTCCGGACCTGGAGTGGCATGCCGCTTGTCTCAAGTGTGCGGAGTGCAGTCAGTACCTGGACGAGTCATGCACTTGCTTCGTCAGGGATGGAAAGACTTATTGTAAACGGGACTACATCAG GTTATACGGGATTAAATGCGCCAAATGCAATATCGGATTCAGCAAGAATGACTTCGTCATGAGGGCTCGCTCCAAAGTCTACCACATCGAGTGTTTCCGCTGCGTGGCCTGCAGCAGGCAGCTTATCCCGGGAGATGAGTTCGCTCTGCGGGAAGACGGGTTGTTCTGCCGCGCTGACCATGACGTGGTGGAACGGGCCAACCTCGGCAGTGGAGATCCCCTCAGTCCCCTGCATCCGGCCAGACCGCTGCAGATGGCAG AACCAATCTCAGCGCGGCAGCCTGCACTCAGACCCCACGTCCACAAACAGCCAGAGAAGACCACTCGAGTCCGGACGGTGCTGAACGAGAAGCAGCTGCATACGCTGCGGACCTGTTACAACGCCAACCCGAGGCCCGACGCCCTGATGAAGGAGCAACTGGTCGAGATGACCGGCCTCAGCCCGCGAGTGATCCGCGTCTGGTTCCAGAACAAGCGGTGCAAGGACAAGAAGAAAAGCCTGCTGATGAAGCAACTGCAACAGCAACAACCCAACGACAAGACG AACATCCAGGGAATGACGGGCACCCCGATGGTTGCGGCCAGCCCGGAGCGTCACGACGGCGGCATCCAGGCCAACCCGGTGGAGGTGCAGAGCTACCAGCCGCCCTGGAAGGTCCTCAGCGACTTCGCCCTGCAAAGCGACATCGACCAGCCTGCCTTCCAACAACTG GTCAGCTTCTCAGAGGGAGGACCAGGTTCGAATTCGACAGGCAGCGAGGTAGCATCCATGTCCTCCCAGCTTCCCGACACGCCGAACAGCATGGTCTCCAGCCCCATCGAGGCCTGA
- the isl1a gene encoding insulin gene enhancer protein isl-1 isoform X1: protein MQSQSATHAYDVLMSYVSSAACQDQSSTHTHTHAHTRTGGNHTHTSSLRLDTNAPGPATEHKSRLPGAAARCESGLFIAFLFRYGRHGGSSEKLYGIKCAKCNIGFSKNDFVMRARSKVYHIECFRCVACSRQLIPGDEFALREDGLFCRADHDVVERANLGSGDPLSPLHPARPLQMAAEPISARQPALRPHVHKQPEKTTRVRTVLNEKQLHTLRTCYNANPRPDALMKEQLVEMTGLSPRVIRVWFQNKRCKDKKKSLLMKQLQQQQPNDKTNIQGMTGTPMVAASPERHDGGIQANPVEVQSYQPPWKVLSDFALQSDIDQPAFQQLVSFSEGGPGSNSTGSEVASMSSQLPDTPNSMVSSPIEA from the exons ATGCAGAGCCAATCCGCTACTCATGCATATGACGTGCTGATGTCCTACGTCAGCTCAGCTGCTTGCCAGGATCAGAGctccacacacacgcacacacacgcacacacacgcaccggTGGGAACCATACACACACTTCGTCGCTGAGGCTGGACACCAACGCTCCTGGCCCGGCAACGGAGCACAAATCCAGGCTTCCAGGCGCCGCAGCCCGCTGTGAAAGTGGACTTTTCATCGCCTTTCTTTTTCGATATGGGAGACATGGGGGATCCTCCGAAAA GTTATACGGGATTAAATGCGCCAAATGCAATATCGGATTCAGCAAGAATGACTTCGTCATGAGGGCTCGCTCCAAAGTCTACCACATCGAGTGTTTCCGCTGCGTGGCCTGCAGCAGGCAGCTTATCCCGGGAGATGAGTTCGCTCTGCGGGAAGACGGGTTGTTCTGCCGCGCTGACCATGACGTGGTGGAACGGGCCAACCTCGGCAGTGGAGATCCCCTCAGTCCCCTGCATCCGGCCAGACCGCTGCAGATGGCAG CAGAACCAATCTCAGCGCGGCAGCCTGCACTCAGACCCCACGTCCACAAACAGCCAGAGAAGACCACTCGAGTCCGGACGGTGCTGAACGAGAAGCAGCTGCATACGCTGCGGACCTGTTACAACGCCAACCCGAGGCCCGACGCCCTGATGAAGGAGCAACTGGTCGAGATGACCGGCCTCAGCCCGCGAGTGATCCGCGTCTGGTTCCAGAACAAGCGGTGCAAGGACAAGAAGAAAAGCCTGCTGATGAAGCAACTGCAACAGCAACAACCCAACGACAAGACG AACATCCAGGGAATGACGGGCACCCCGATGGTTGCGGCCAGCCCGGAGCGTCACGACGGCGGCATCCAGGCCAACCCGGTGGAGGTGCAGAGCTACCAGCCGCCCTGGAAGGTCCTCAGCGACTTCGCCCTGCAAAGCGACATCGACCAGCCTGCCTTCCAACAACTG GTCAGCTTCTCAGAGGGAGGACCAGGTTCGAATTCGACAGGCAGCGAGGTAGCATCCATGTCCTCCCAGCTTCCCGACACGCCGAACAGCATGGTCTCCAGCCCCATCGAGGCCTGA
- the isl1a gene encoding insulin gene enhancer protein isl-1 isoform X2, whose protein sequence is MQSQSATHAYDVLMSYVSSAACQDQSSTHTHTHAHTRTGGNHTHTSSLRLDTNAPGPATEHKSRLPGAAARCESGLFIAFLFRYGRHGGSSEKLYGIKCAKCNIGFSKNDFVMRARSKVYHIECFRCVACSRQLIPGDEFALREDGLFCRADHDVVERANLGSGDPLSPLHPARPLQMAEPISARQPALRPHVHKQPEKTTRVRTVLNEKQLHTLRTCYNANPRPDALMKEQLVEMTGLSPRVIRVWFQNKRCKDKKKSLLMKQLQQQQPNDKTNIQGMTGTPMVAASPERHDGGIQANPVEVQSYQPPWKVLSDFALQSDIDQPAFQQLVSFSEGGPGSNSTGSEVASMSSQLPDTPNSMVSSPIEA, encoded by the exons ATGCAGAGCCAATCCGCTACTCATGCATATGACGTGCTGATGTCCTACGTCAGCTCAGCTGCTTGCCAGGATCAGAGctccacacacacgcacacacacgcacacacacgcaccggTGGGAACCATACACACACTTCGTCGCTGAGGCTGGACACCAACGCTCCTGGCCCGGCAACGGAGCACAAATCCAGGCTTCCAGGCGCCGCAGCCCGCTGTGAAAGTGGACTTTTCATCGCCTTTCTTTTTCGATATGGGAGACATGGGGGATCCTCCGAAAA GTTATACGGGATTAAATGCGCCAAATGCAATATCGGATTCAGCAAGAATGACTTCGTCATGAGGGCTCGCTCCAAAGTCTACCACATCGAGTGTTTCCGCTGCGTGGCCTGCAGCAGGCAGCTTATCCCGGGAGATGAGTTCGCTCTGCGGGAAGACGGGTTGTTCTGCCGCGCTGACCATGACGTGGTGGAACGGGCCAACCTCGGCAGTGGAGATCCCCTCAGTCCCCTGCATCCGGCCAGACCGCTGCAGATGGCAG AACCAATCTCAGCGCGGCAGCCTGCACTCAGACCCCACGTCCACAAACAGCCAGAGAAGACCACTCGAGTCCGGACGGTGCTGAACGAGAAGCAGCTGCATACGCTGCGGACCTGTTACAACGCCAACCCGAGGCCCGACGCCCTGATGAAGGAGCAACTGGTCGAGATGACCGGCCTCAGCCCGCGAGTGATCCGCGTCTGGTTCCAGAACAAGCGGTGCAAGGACAAGAAGAAAAGCCTGCTGATGAAGCAACTGCAACAGCAACAACCCAACGACAAGACG AACATCCAGGGAATGACGGGCACCCCGATGGTTGCGGCCAGCCCGGAGCGTCACGACGGCGGCATCCAGGCCAACCCGGTGGAGGTGCAGAGCTACCAGCCGCCCTGGAAGGTCCTCAGCGACTTCGCCCTGCAAAGCGACATCGACCAGCCTGCCTTCCAACAACTG GTCAGCTTCTCAGAGGGAGGACCAGGTTCGAATTCGACAGGCAGCGAGGTAGCATCCATGTCCTCCCAGCTTCCCGACACGCCGAACAGCATGGTCTCCAGCCCCATCGAGGCCTGA
- the isl1a gene encoding insulin gene enhancer protein isl-1 isoform X3: MGDMGDPPKKKRLVSLCVGCGNQIHDQYILRVSPDLEWHAACLKCAECSQYLDESCTCFVRDGKTYCKRDYIRLYGIKCAKCNIGFSKNDFVMRARSKVYHIECFRCVACSRQLIPGDEFALREDGLFCRADHDVVERANLGSGDPLSPLHPARPLQMAAEPISARQPALRPHVHKQPEKTTRVRTVLNEKQLHTLRTCYNANPRPDALMKEQLVEMTGLSPRVIRVWFQNKRCKDKKKSLLMKQLQQQQPNDKTNIQGMTGTPMVAASPERHDGGIQANPVEVQSYQPPWKVLSDFALQSDIDQPAFQQLVSFSEGGPGSNSTGSEVASMSSQLPDTPNSMVSSPIEA, translated from the exons ATGGGAGACATGGGGGATCCTCCGAAAA AGAAGCGACTGGTGTCTCTTTGCGTGGGCTGCGGGAACCAGATCCACGACCAGTACATCTTACGGGTATCTCCGGACCTGGAGTGGCATGCCGCTTGTCTCAAGTGTGCGGAGTGCAGTCAGTACCTGGACGAGTCATGCACTTGCTTCGTCAGGGATGGAAAGACTTATTGTAAACGGGACTACATCAG GTTATACGGGATTAAATGCGCCAAATGCAATATCGGATTCAGCAAGAATGACTTCGTCATGAGGGCTCGCTCCAAAGTCTACCACATCGAGTGTTTCCGCTGCGTGGCCTGCAGCAGGCAGCTTATCCCGGGAGATGAGTTCGCTCTGCGGGAAGACGGGTTGTTCTGCCGCGCTGACCATGACGTGGTGGAACGGGCCAACCTCGGCAGTGGAGATCCCCTCAGTCCCCTGCATCCGGCCAGACCGCTGCAGATGGCAG CAGAACCAATCTCAGCGCGGCAGCCTGCACTCAGACCCCACGTCCACAAACAGCCAGAGAAGACCACTCGAGTCCGGACGGTGCTGAACGAGAAGCAGCTGCATACGCTGCGGACCTGTTACAACGCCAACCCGAGGCCCGACGCCCTGATGAAGGAGCAACTGGTCGAGATGACCGGCCTCAGCCCGCGAGTGATCCGCGTCTGGTTCCAGAACAAGCGGTGCAAGGACAAGAAGAAAAGCCTGCTGATGAAGCAACTGCAACAGCAACAACCCAACGACAAGACG AACATCCAGGGAATGACGGGCACCCCGATGGTTGCGGCCAGCCCGGAGCGTCACGACGGCGGCATCCAGGCCAACCCGGTGGAGGTGCAGAGCTACCAGCCGCCCTGGAAGGTCCTCAGCGACTTCGCCCTGCAAAGCGACATCGACCAGCCTGCCTTCCAACAACTG GTCAGCTTCTCAGAGGGAGGACCAGGTTCGAATTCGACAGGCAGCGAGGTAGCATCCATGTCCTCCCAGCTTCCCGACACGCCGAACAGCATGGTCTCCAGCCCCATCGAGGCCTGA